In Halosegnis marinus, one genomic interval encodes:
- the tuf gene encoding translation elongation factor EF-1 subunit alpha, which translates to MSDKPHQNLAVIGHVDHGKSTMVGRLLFETGSVPEHVIEQYREEAEEKGKGGFEFAYVMDNLAEERERGVTIDIAHQEFDTDEFYFTIVDCPGHRDFVKNMITGASQADNAVLVVAADDGVQPQTQEHVFLARTLGINELIVAVNKMDLVDYQESRYKETVEEVTKLLKQVRFNTDDAEFIPTSAFEGDNVSESSENTPWYDGETLLEALNNLPEPQPPTDAPLRLPIQDVYTISGIGTVPVGRIETGTMSPGDNVSFQPSDVGGEVKTVEMHHEEVPQAGPGDNVGFNVRGVGKDDIRRGDVCGPADDPPSVAETFEAQIVVMQHPSVITAGYTPVFHAHTAQVACTIESIDAKIDPSSGEIAEENPDFIQSGDAAKVTVRPQKPLSVEPSEEIPELGSFAVRDMGQTIAAGRVLSVNER; encoded by the coding sequence ATGAGCGACAAACCCCACCAGAACCTGGCCGTCATCGGCCACGTCGACCACGGGAAGAGTACGATGGTCGGGCGGCTCCTGTTCGAGACAGGGTCCGTACCCGAGCACGTCATCGAGCAGTACCGCGAGGAGGCCGAGGAGAAGGGCAAGGGCGGCTTCGAGTTCGCCTACGTCATGGACAACCTCGCCGAGGAGCGCGAGCGCGGTGTCACCATCGACATCGCCCACCAGGAGTTCGACACCGACGAGTTCTACTTCACCATCGTCGACTGTCCGGGCCACCGTGACTTCGTGAAGAACATGATCACGGGCGCCTCGCAGGCCGACAACGCGGTGCTCGTCGTGGCGGCGGACGACGGCGTCCAGCCCCAGACCCAGGAGCACGTCTTCCTGGCCCGCACGCTCGGTATCAACGAGCTCATCGTCGCGGTCAACAAGATGGACCTGGTCGACTACCAGGAGAGCCGCTACAAGGAGACCGTCGAGGAGGTCACGAAGCTCCTCAAGCAGGTCCGCTTCAACACGGACGACGCGGAGTTCATCCCGACGTCGGCCTTCGAGGGCGACAACGTCTCGGAGTCCTCCGAGAACACGCCGTGGTACGACGGCGAGACCCTGCTGGAGGCGCTCAACAACCTGCCGGAGCCGCAGCCGCCGACGGACGCGCCGCTGCGCCTCCCCATCCAGGACGTCTACACCATCTCGGGCATCGGGACGGTCCCGGTCGGCCGTATCGAGACCGGTACCATGAGCCCGGGCGACAACGTCTCCTTCCAGCCGTCGGACGTCGGCGGCGAGGTGAAGACGGTCGAGATGCACCACGAGGAAGTCCCGCAGGCCGGCCCCGGCGACAACGTCGGCTTCAACGTCCGCGGCGTCGGTAAGGACGACATCCGCCGCGGCGACGTCTGCGGCCCCGCCGACGACCCGCCGTCCGTGGCGGAGACGTTCGAGGCCCAGATCGTCGTCATGCAGCACCCGTCCGTCATCACGGCGGGCTACACGCCGGTCTTCCACGCCCACACGGCGCAGGTCGCGTGTACCATCGAGTCCATCGACGCGAAGATCGACCCCTCCTCCGGCGAGATCGCCGAGGAGAACCCGGACTTCATCCAGTCGGGCGACGCCGCGAAGGTCACGGTGCGCCCGCAGAAGCCGCTCAGCGTCGAGCCGTCCGAGGAAATCCCGGAGCTCGGGAGCTTCGCCGTCCGCGACATGGGTCAGACCATCGCGGCGGGCCGCGTCCTGAGCGTCAACGAGCGATAG
- the rpsJ gene encoding 30S ribosomal protein S10: MQQARVRLAGTAPEDLDSICGDVREIADKTGVQLSGPVPLPTKKLEVPSRKSPDGEGTATWEHWEMRVHKRLIDIDADERALRQLMRIQVPNDVSIEIVLED, translated from the coding sequence ATGCAGCAGGCACGCGTCCGCCTCGCGGGCACCGCCCCCGAGGACCTCGACAGCATCTGCGGCGACGTCCGGGAGATCGCGGACAAGACCGGCGTCCAGCTCTCGGGTCCGGTGCCGCTCCCGACCAAGAAGCTGGAGGTCCCGTCGCGCAAGTCCCCCGACGGCGAGGGGACGGCGACGTGGGAGCACTGGGAGATGCGCGTCCACAAGCGTCTCATCGACATCGACGCCGACGAACGCGCGCTCCGCCAGCTAATGCGTATCCAGGTCCCGAACGACGTCTCCATCGAGATCGTCCTCGAGGACTGA